In Sphingopyxis sp. FD7, a single window of DNA contains:
- a CDS encoding 5-formyltetrahydrofolate cyclo-ligase gives MTDLRASLPEQKQKLRERLRFRRRHFVASLDRMAKLAAFRALPAPLAERLADHAVVGAYVAHGDEPDVLPMLADLAATGALALPHHAGRAAEMRFRRWCPGESLVTGPWGTRQPDDGAPLAEPHAIFCPLVGFDRRGGRIGQGGGHYDRYFAAHPAALRIGIGWSVQEIDDCPRESTDIALDAILTEQELILCGDRL, from the coding sequence ATGACCGATCTGCGCGCCAGCCTTCCCGAACAAAAGCAGAAATTGCGCGAACGGTTGCGTTTCCGGCGGCGGCATTTCGTCGCCAGTCTCGATCGAATGGCCAAACTCGCCGCCTTTCGCGCGCTTCCCGCGCCCCTGGCCGAGCGTCTGGCCGATCATGCCGTCGTCGGCGCCTATGTCGCGCATGGCGACGAGCCCGATGTTCTGCCGATGCTCGCCGATCTGGCCGCAACCGGCGCGCTGGCTTTGCCGCATCACGCGGGTCGCGCCGCCGAAATGCGCTTTCGCCGCTGGTGCCCGGGCGAATCGCTGGTGACGGGGCCGTGGGGAACGCGGCAGCCGGACGACGGTGCGCCTTTGGCCGAGCCGCACGCAATTTTCTGTCCGCTCGTCGGTTTCGATCGCCGGGGCGGCCGCATCGGCCAGGGCGGCGGCCATTACGATCGCTATTTCGCCGCCCATCCCGCTGCCTTGCGGATCGGCATCGGCTGGTCGGTGCAGGAAATCGACGATTGCCCGCGCGAATCGACCGACATCGCGCTCGATGCGATCCTGACCGAACAAGAATTGATCCTTTGCGGAGACCGCCTGTGA
- a CDS encoding cell division protein ZapA, whose product MADVKLTIAGRPYDVHCADGEEAQLIQLAAVVDEKARTMPGLTEVRQLLFAALMLADEVQEARGKIDKVEPQSDSLRAAVALAESREAQARDELKAAIAREQTALRELEAAREAVPAAPAAANPAHNRALLQIAERIETLATRVEQLP is encoded by the coding sequence GTGGCTGACGTCAAGCTGACCATCGCGGGGCGCCCCTATGATGTCCATTGCGCCGATGGCGAAGAAGCCCAGCTGATCCAGCTGGCGGCGGTCGTCGATGAAAAAGCGCGCACGATGCCCGGTCTGACCGAGGTTCGCCAGCTGCTGTTCGCGGCGCTGATGCTCGCCGACGAAGTGCAGGAGGCGCGCGGCAAGATCGACAAGGTCGAACCGCAATCGGACTCGCTGCGGGCCGCCGTTGCGCTTGCTGAAAGCCGCGAGGCGCAGGCGCGCGACGAGCTCAAGGCCGCGATCGCGCGCGAGCAGACAGCGCTCAGGGAGCTTGAGGCGGCGCGCGAAGCCGTCCCCGCGGCTCCGGCGGCCGCGAACCCTGCTCACAATCGCGCGCTGCTGCAGATTGCCGAGCGGATCGAAACGCTCGCCACGCGGGTCGAGCAACTCCCTTGA
- a CDS encoding AI-2E family transporter — protein sequence MRPPRVNPLRQIEIDDFRRDRLLAALALILGASFCLGLPFALQAGAEFFLPLTAAIVIAIALVPLLEWLERRGVPSALAAFLSLAAFLAIINAALAIIVVPATGWFARLPESIPRIQSNLAPLIDFYSTLQRFVDRTLTSVASGTEATAQAVAATAPTSVVDYFISSAPAAAIQLFFAVLVIFFFLAGWTRLRRGTIRRRGSFDGAMQTARVIQNVVDATADYLATITMINAMLGLIVALLLWALGMSSPFMWGGIVSICNFVPYLGPIVAAVLLGLGGLMTFDAVGLALLPALIFIGVHLVEANLITPLVLGKRLTINPLLILVSLSFWGWVWGTPGALLAVPLLLILQTVLASTGTPDLAGFLFEHGTLTTTDEVRDRLNRAQEERDG from the coding sequence ATGCGGCCGCCGCGTGTCAATCCGCTGCGCCAGATCGAGATTGACGATTTTCGCCGCGACCGGCTACTCGCCGCGCTCGCGCTGATCCTCGGCGCCAGCTTCTGCCTCGGCCTGCCCTTTGCCTTGCAGGCTGGCGCGGAGTTCTTCCTGCCGCTCACCGCGGCGATCGTCATCGCGATCGCGTTGGTACCGCTGCTCGAATGGCTCGAGCGCCGCGGCGTGCCGTCGGCGCTTGCCGCCTTCCTGTCGCTCGCGGCCTTCCTCGCGATCATCAATGCGGCGCTGGCGATCATCGTTGTGCCCGCGACCGGCTGGTTTGCGCGGCTTCCCGAATCGATTCCGCGTATCCAGAGCAACCTGGCGCCGCTGATCGATTTCTATTCGACGCTCCAGCGCTTCGTCGATCGCACGCTGACGTCGGTGGCCAGCGGGACCGAGGCGACGGCGCAGGCCGTAGCGGCCACGGCGCCGACGTCGGTGGTCGACTATTTCATCTCCTCGGCGCCCGCGGCGGCGATTCAGCTGTTCTTTGCGGTGCTGGTGATCTTTTTCTTCCTCGCTGGCTGGACGCGGCTTCGCCGCGGCACGATTCGCCGACGCGGCAGTTTCGATGGGGCGATGCAGACGGCGCGCGTTATCCAGAATGTCGTCGATGCGACCGCCGACTATCTGGCGACGATCACGATGATCAACGCGATGCTCGGGCTGATCGTCGCGCTGCTGCTCTGGGCGCTCGGCATGTCGTCGCCCTTCATGTGGGGCGGGATCGTCAGCATCTGCAATTTCGTGCCCTATCTGGGACCGATCGTCGCTGCGGTGCTGCTGGGCCTGGGCGGGCTGATGACGTTCGACGCGGTCGGGCTCGCGCTCCTGCCTGCGCTCATCTTTATCGGGGTGCACCTGGTCGAGGCGAATCTGATCACGCCGCTGGTGCTGGGCAAACGGCTCACCATCAATCCGCTGCTCATCCTTGTCTCATTGAGCTTCTGGGGCTGGGTGTGGGGCACGCCGGGCGCGCTCCTCGCCGTGCCCCTGTTGCTCATCCTCCAGACCGTGCTCGCCTCGACGGGAACGCCCGATCTGGCTGGATTCCTCTTTGAACATGGCACGCTCACCACGACCGACGAGGTGCGCGACCGATTAAATCGTGCACAGGAAGAACGCGACGGTTGA
- a CDS encoding DUF2842 domain-containing protein has product MNDQPIDPQPSWRKPAGMFLILALIGGWTAIVVSLSPWVGSWPVLVQALFYLVAGIMWIAPLKPLLRWMELGTWRR; this is encoded by the coding sequence GTGAACGACCAGCCAATCGATCCCCAGCCGAGCTGGCGCAAGCCCGCGGGCATGTTCCTCATCCTGGCGCTGATCGGCGGCTGGACGGCGATCGTCGTCAGCCTGTCGCCGTGGGTGGGCAGCTGGCCCGTGTTGGTGCAAGCGCTCTTCTACCTCGTCGCGGGAATTATGTGGATTGCGCCCTTGAAGCCGCTGCTGCGCTGGATGGAGCTCGGAACCTGGCGCCGCTGA